Part of the Vigna angularis cultivar LongXiaoDou No.4 chromosome 1, ASM1680809v1, whole genome shotgun sequence genome, GAAGAATCCGAACCTCTGCCAGCAACATAATTTACACCTTCACCTTGTATGATGAAGCTTCCCTCACTTGCAATTGCATCTATATTTCCTTGTGGGATTCTAGCATTTGACAGAGGGACAGCTCTTGCATTATTAGGCACAGAACGGCTATACTGCAGTAAATCTTGAACACCCAAATAAGGTCTTAAATTAACAAACTGAGGAGAGGTAGGCCATCTTTGCATGCCTGTTTCTTCAGTTAGATGCATTCCATTATTCTGAGCATAAAGTAACGCATCAACCACTGGATTTATACTCAAAGGAGTGTACTCCGGTGGCTGGCTTCGACTTCCTCCACTGTAGTAGTTATTCATCAGCTGCCTTGTCTGATGGCATGGAGACTTCAATGAACCACTAAAGTCATTTAATTGAGAAAGCATTGTCTCAGTCCTTTCAGCACACTGTCTTGATCCAAATAAATTAGCCATTCTATAGTCCCGGGTCAACCCGGACAAGGCCATATTCATTTCACCATCATGATTTACAGGGCTCCATGGCACAGGGGCTTGAACCCCAACACAATCCAAAGAACCTCTCCTGAAACTGCAATGTGCCCCGTTTGTGTGAACATTGCTGGGACCATTTCCAGTGAACGAACATTCTGGAAACAGTGGCCTATTCATGCCCATCGAATGTTCCTTGAAATCACAAGGCCTCTCTTGTTGATTGCTGATGTGCATTCGACTCAAATTGGCACACAGGTCAAATTCATCAACCAAACCTCCATTGGCATTATTAAAAACAGTTGAATCAGGTGTGATGAAACGGTTATTAGGGTAAGAAGAAGAACCTCCAGAAGGCATGGTGGATTTAAGATCCTCCAATGGAGGAGGGGTTGGTGATCCAGTGTCAGACAAAGCATGTCCAGAAGAGAACAAGCTTGAGGAAGAACCATCAGATTGCAGAGAAAAACCACTCGCAGGAGACGAGACACATGGATACTGAATCTGACTAAATGGGTCATCATCACACACACCACACATTCCATTAGACACAAAAAAACCATGATTATGATGATCATCACCATCACGAACATCATATGATTTCCCGTGGTAAAGATTGTTTGATGTTGCCTGAGGGATCTCATTCAGCAACATCTCAAGCTCCTCAAGGCCCCCATCGTCTTTCACATTCTCCAATATCTCTTTCCCCATCTCAATGCTTTCACACACCAACAACCAGTGACAgaacacaacaaaaaaaacaaaactaaaaacaacaacaaaccaaACTCACACACAACAATCAAAAGACTCCATGAATCAGAAAACCCATTTCAGACATAGATTAAAAGAGAGTAAATAACACAATCCTATCAGAAATTAGAAGCCTTGTGTCATCTGGGTTGCGCTCAGTGGTTGGAAAAACTGAAAAAGTTAGGTTCTTTGTTATTACGAAGAGAATTGGgattgcatttgcatttgcattttgAGAAAATCATATTATTTGGGTAATGGGTATTGTTTGAGGGGAGTTGGTGAAGCATGCAAATATCGAAGATTTACATGCGGTCACTGGGAACCGTAGGCGTACACACTCAGCGTAGTCTCACAGGCCATTAAAGCTGAAGCAAGACGCTATGGgctttctatatttatatagaGGGAATATTTAATtggaatatatttatttatagaataaaaatcacaaattgatgatttttactaaatttaaaaaattatattatacatgATTAGTTCTTATGAAGGTGAcattttaaacctattttttttaagaaaaaaac contains:
- the LOC108323925 gene encoding uncharacterized protein LOC108323925, with product MGKEILENVKDDGGLEELEMLLNEIPQATSNNLYHGKSYDVRDGDDHHNHGFFVSNGMCGVCDDDPFSQIQYPCVSSPASGFSLQSDGSSSSLFSSGHALSDTGSPTPPPLEDLKSTMPSGGSSSYPNNRFITPDSTVFNNANGGLVDEFDLCANLSRMHISNQQERPCDFKEHSMGMNRPLFPECSFTGNGPSNVHTNGAHCSFRRGSLDCVGVQAPVPWSPVNHDGEMNMALSGLTRDYRMANLFGSRQCAERTETMLSQLNDFSGSLKSPCHQTRQLMNNYYSGGSRSQPPEYTPLSINPVVDALLYAQNNGMHLTEETGMQRWPTSPQFVNLRPYLGVQDLLQYSRSVPNNARAVPLSNARIPQGNIDAIASEGSFIIQGEGVNYVAGRGSDSSMYHSKSALRGTGFDKHCKRSELGMPYQVVGNFDNPRGARIGCSLPLVSKYNSLAEAQGYIYLMAKDQHGCRFLQKMFDEGTRDDVQVIFNEIIDHVVELMVNPFGNYLMQKLLDVCNEEQRMQILLILTEEPGQLVRISLNTHGTRVVQKLIESLKTRQQISLAVSALEPGFLALIKDLNGNHVVQRCLLCLSNEDNKFIFVAAAKYCVDIATHQHGCCVLQRCIGHSSGEYREKLIEEICANALLLAQDQYGNYVVQFILDLKIPSATAFIRSQFEGNYVHLSRQKFGSHVVEKCLAVFNDENRSRVILELLSTPHFEHLLQDPHANYVVQSALRNSEGRLHNVLVEAIESHKAISRNSPYSKKIFSQKFLKK